One genomic region from Blastopirellula marina encodes:
- the phnX gene encoding phosphonoacetaldehyde hydrolase: MIAKQGKIQLVVFDWAGTTIDFGSCAPATAFAKVFAAHGVQVSDEEARRPMGLNKREHLISMLSTDGISKRWHESKGAPWTDADVSLMYDQFVPYQLEAIEQSSQLVPHLLDVIGILQADEIKVGNTTGYFRAAAELVSQAASRQGFVPDANVCADDVPKGRPAPWMIYQVMQKLNVFPPQSVVKIGDTVADIEAGLNAGCWTIGICDSSSIMGLSLDDYCQLDPATKANKLDTTASVFQNAGSHFTIASIEDLPRVISQINQRLGDGERP; this comes from the coding sequence ATGATCGCAAAACAAGGCAAGATTCAACTTGTCGTTTTTGACTGGGCCGGCACGACCATCGATTTCGGTTCGTGTGCTCCGGCGACCGCATTTGCCAAAGTATTTGCGGCACACGGAGTCCAGGTCTCCGACGAAGAAGCTCGTCGACCAATGGGCTTGAATAAGAGAGAGCATCTCATTTCGATGCTCAGCACCGACGGAATCTCCAAGCGTTGGCATGAATCGAAAGGGGCTCCTTGGACAGATGCCGATGTTTCGCTCATGTACGATCAATTCGTTCCCTACCAACTAGAAGCGATTGAACAAAGCAGCCAACTGGTGCCGCACTTACTGGATGTCATCGGCATCTTACAGGCGGATGAAATTAAAGTCGGAAACACCACAGGATACTTTCGAGCCGCAGCAGAACTCGTCTCACAGGCAGCGAGTAGGCAGGGCTTTGTGCCGGACGCCAATGTCTGCGCCGACGACGTTCCCAAAGGCCGACCGGCACCTTGGATGATCTACCAGGTTATGCAAAAGCTAAACGTCTTTCCTCCGCAGTCTGTCGTCAAAATCGGTGATACGGTCGCGGACATTGAAGCAGGTCTCAATGCCGGGTGCTGGACAATTGGAATTTGCGATAGTAGCAGCATCATGGGGCTTAGTTTGGATGACTATTGCCAATTAGATCCCGCGACAAAAGCAAACAAGCTCGACACAACCGCGTCCGTTTTTCAGAACGCCGGCAGTCATTTCACGATTGCTTCGATCGAAGATCTTCCGCGCGTTATAAGCCAGATTAATCAACGTCTCGGCGATGGCGAACGTCCTTAA
- a CDS encoding xylose operon transcription regulator XylR encodes MSNEKNPSDDKLLVRVIAVMVETETSWGRRIIRGIAQYSEKNAHWHLLIDPRDHEQRSSLPDGWRGDGAIARLSNRQQIEQIQQRNIPVVDVDDIGPVTPEIGRVITDEAARAELAVEHLLSRGFTQFAYFAPPSNRYSNSRGEAFQTAVVTRGYVCHTYRPGYRAGRKMSWDEQQRRVNRWLLSLPRPIAILAVDAHHARQLAEVCHFSSIRVPDDCAILAGDSDDLLCEVSTPPLSAVSLACERIGYEAAAMLHQMMEGKNAPKDPVLIPPNGVVSRRSTDFLAIDDPIIVRALRFIQNHTQHGIGVDDILKEVPLSRRSLEIQFKSYLGRTPAEEIRRVQLERAKELLLNRDLSITEVALSSGFSNATRFGIAFRRKFGTTPRNFRKKILSE; translated from the coding sequence ATGTCAAACGAAAAAAATCCATCTGACGATAAGCTTCTGGTTCGGGTCATCGCGGTGATGGTCGAAACGGAGACGAGCTGGGGAAGGCGCATTATTCGCGGGATTGCCCAATACTCAGAAAAGAACGCCCATTGGCATTTGCTTATTGATCCACGCGACCATGAGCAGCGTTCTTCCTTGCCGGACGGATGGCGGGGAGATGGCGCAATTGCCAGATTATCGAATCGGCAGCAGATCGAGCAGATTCAACAGCGAAACATTCCCGTTGTGGATGTCGATGATATCGGACCTGTCACTCCGGAAATTGGCCGGGTTATCACAGACGAAGCTGCCCGGGCGGAGCTGGCCGTAGAGCATCTACTGTCACGAGGTTTCACGCAGTTCGCCTATTTTGCCCCTCCAAGCAACCGTTATTCAAATAGTCGTGGCGAGGCCTTTCAAACTGCGGTAGTCACGCGGGGGTACGTATGTCATACATATCGCCCCGGTTATCGTGCCGGAAGAAAGATGTCTTGGGATGAGCAACAGCGTCGCGTCAATCGCTGGCTGCTTTCGCTTCCCAGGCCAATTGCCATCCTGGCGGTCGATGCTCATCATGCTCGACAACTGGCCGAGGTCTGTCATTTCTCGTCGATTCGAGTTCCGGACGACTGTGCAATTCTAGCTGGGGATTCAGATGATCTGCTGTGCGAAGTGTCGACCCCTCCTCTTTCGGCCGTTTCGCTTGCTTGCGAGCGAATCGGTTACGAAGCAGCCGCCATGCTTCATCAGATGATGGAAGGAAAGAACGCGCCGAAAGATCCGGTGCTGATTCCTCCAAATGGTGTTGTGAGCCGACGGTCGACAGATTTTCTGGCGATTGATGATCCAATAATCGTGCGTGCGCTAAGGTTCATCCAAAACCACACTCAGCATGGAATTGGCGTGGATGACATTTTGAAGGAAGTTCCCCTTTCGCGACGAAGCTTAGAGATTCAGTTCAAGTCTTACCTTGGTCGAACGCCTGCGGAAGAAATCCGTCGCGTTCAGCTAGAGCGTGCCAAAGAGTTGCTTTTGAATCGCGACCTATCCATTACGGAAGTTGCGTTAAGCTCCGGATTTAGCAATGCCACGCGATTCGGCATTGCCTTTCGAAGGAAGTTTGGAACCACGCCACGCAATTTTCGCAAGAAGATTCTCAGCGAATAG
- a CDS encoding sulfatase-like hydrolase/transferase, which translates to MRSSLNCQCALKAMACLLFGILVAPAAAKAPDLQQPPNVLLLVADDLGYAELGSQGNATVKTPKIDAFCKSAVRCTQAYVTAPNCSPSRAGFLTGRIPLRFGYEFNPIGARNEDPQTGLPSKQQTMAEYLHDAGYTTGLIGKWHLGGAADFHPQRHGFDEFFGFLHEGHYFVPNPWNQTTTWIRRKGLPAGQNNRYEVSPRLIYSSHMGHDEPAYDANNPILRAGQPVIEDAYFTDAITREATSFIERYHASPWFLYVAYNAVHSPLQAKNETLELFKDEDDIHRRIFLAMLYDLDRSVGQILDTLEATGQSDHTLVVFFSDNGGPTKETTASNLPLRDGKGSMYEGGIRIPFLIRWPGKLEGGIVSDAIISTLDLFPTITGIIGNRPQYELDGLEITELIHSPESSSNRILYWRQGKRAALREGRWKIVAPNGHDSPEKWQLFDLQEDPSEKIDLSQNPQQIPQMKVLLRKWNGLNQEMAAPLF; encoded by the coding sequence ATGCGAAGCTCCCTCAATTGCCAATGTGCTTTGAAGGCGATGGCCTGCCTACTTTTTGGTATTCTTGTCGCACCAGCCGCGGCGAAAGCGCCAGATCTGCAACAGCCTCCGAATGTCCTGCTTTTGGTGGCCGATGACCTTGGCTATGCCGAGTTGGGTAGCCAAGGAAATGCGACGGTTAAAACGCCAAAAATTGACGCATTTTGTAAGAGTGCCGTGCGGTGCACGCAGGCTTATGTAACGGCACCCAATTGCAGCCCTTCTCGGGCCGGTTTTCTAACAGGACGAATTCCACTGCGATTCGGCTACGAATTCAATCCCATCGGTGCTCGGAACGAGGACCCTCAAACAGGTCTGCCTAGCAAGCAGCAAACCATGGCGGAATACCTTCACGATGCAGGCTACACAACTGGCCTGATTGGGAAATGGCATCTTGGAGGTGCGGCCGACTTTCATCCACAACGTCATGGTTTCGACGAGTTTTTCGGCTTTTTGCATGAAGGCCACTACTTTGTTCCCAATCCATGGAACCAGACAACAACCTGGATTCGCCGCAAGGGACTACCAGCAGGGCAAAACAATCGGTACGAAGTCTCACCGCGCCTGATCTATTCCTCTCATATGGGGCACGACGAACCTGCCTACGATGCCAACAACCCGATACTTCGTGCGGGGCAGCCGGTTATTGAAGATGCCTACTTTACGGACGCGATCACACGCGAGGCGACCTCCTTCATCGAACGATATCACGCGAGCCCTTGGTTTCTCTATGTAGCCTACAATGCGGTTCACAGTCCGCTGCAAGCCAAGAACGAAACCCTAGAACTATTTAAAGACGAAGACGACATTCACCGTCGCATCTTTCTCGCCATGCTTTATGACTTAGATCGAAGTGTCGGGCAAATTCTCGACACGCTCGAGGCGACAGGGCAAAGCGATCACACGCTGGTCGTTTTCTTCAGTGATAACGGCGGTCCCACGAAAGAAACGACCGCCAGTAATCTTCCGCTACGAGATGGTAAGGGCAGCATGTACGAAGGGGGAATTCGCATACCATTCCTCATTCGTTGGCCGGGAAAGCTCGAAGGGGGAATCGTATCCGATGCGATCATCAGCACGCTCGATCTCTTTCCCACGATCACAGGGATCATTGGCAATAGGCCTCAATACGAACTAGATGGCCTCGAAATCACCGAGCTTATCCACAGCCCAGAATCATCCAGCAATCGCATTCTCTATTGGCGGCAAGGGAAACGAGCCGCGTTGCGCGAAGGCCGCTGGAAAATAGTTGCTCCCAATGGACACGACTCCCCAGAGAAGTGGCAATTGTTCGACCTCCAGGAAGATCCATCAGAAAAGATCGATCTCTCCCAGAATCCGCAGCAAATCCCACAGATGAAGGTTCTATTAAGGAAATGGAACGGGCTAAATCAAGAGATGGCGGCCCCACTGTTCTAG
- a CDS encoding DUF5690 family protein: MSSASLPDQSTKRSDSFWAFWAIFAAFGTYFCMYGFRKPFTAAEYDGAMVGSIDFKTIVVSIQVLGYMLSKFVGIKIISEMPPQRRAVALIGLILSAEAALALFGILPRPWNAVGLFFNGLCLGMVFGLVLGFLEGRRLTEALVAGLCTSFILADGVTKSVGSWLLTNGVSEDWMPFTAGLIFLLPLCLCVTMLTKIPGPSEQDVAARSARDAMSPHDRWSLFSRYALGLSILVAIYLLITIIRSIRADFAAELWGDLGQEAVPSTFTRSEMWVALGVLFVNGLSIFVRNNRLAFFLSLGICAVGFIILAVALVGQQSQSIGAFQFMVLVGFGLYLPYVAIHTTVFERLLAMTRERGNLGFLMYLADAFGYLGYVVIMFSRNLFVGRENFLDFFTSFCWVALGTSLLALFVASIYFANHGRQPATSSAIAERV; the protein is encoded by the coding sequence ATGAGTTCCGCCAGCTTACCGGATCAATCTACGAAGCGATCAGATTCTTTCTGGGCATTTTGGGCCATCTTCGCCGCATTCGGAACATATTTCTGCATGTACGGCTTTCGCAAGCCGTTTACGGCAGCTGAATATGACGGCGCAATGGTTGGCAGTATCGATTTCAAGACTATTGTCGTCTCGATTCAAGTTCTAGGCTACATGTTGTCCAAGTTTGTCGGTATCAAAATCATCTCCGAGATGCCTCCGCAACGTCGAGCAGTTGCTCTGATCGGTCTCATTCTTTCTGCCGAGGCCGCGTTAGCGTTGTTCGGCATCTTGCCGCGACCTTGGAATGCCGTTGGGTTGTTTTTCAATGGATTATGCCTGGGAATGGTATTTGGCTTGGTGCTGGGCTTTCTGGAAGGGCGACGGCTTACCGAGGCATTGGTAGCTGGGCTTTGCACCAGTTTTATCCTTGCCGACGGTGTCACCAAGTCGGTTGGCTCGTGGTTACTTACCAACGGTGTCAGCGAAGATTGGATGCCATTTACCGCTGGTCTGATTTTTCTCCTGCCACTTTGCCTATGCGTCACCATGCTAACCAAGATCCCGGGACCCAGCGAACAAGATGTTGCTGCCCGTTCTGCCCGAGATGCGATGTCTCCTCATGACCGCTGGTCACTGTTCAGCCGGTATGCCTTGGGGCTGTCGATTCTGGTAGCCATCTACCTTCTGATCACAATCATTCGAAGTATACGCGCCGACTTCGCTGCCGAATTATGGGGAGACCTAGGTCAAGAAGCGGTCCCATCGACCTTTACCCGCTCTGAAATGTGGGTCGCGTTAGGTGTCTTGTTTGTCAACGGGCTTTCGATTTTTGTTCGGAACAATCGGCTGGCTTTCTTCCTCTCCCTGGGCATCTGTGCCGTTGGCTTCATTATCCTGGCTGTCGCTTTAGTTGGACAACAATCCCAGTCGATCGGCGCGTTTCAGTTCATGGTGCTAGTAGGCTTCGGACTCTATCTTCCGTATGTCGCCATTCACACTACGGTATTTGAACGTCTGCTGGCGATGACCCGCGAGCGGGGTAACCTTGGATTCCTGATGTACCTTGCAGATGCGTTCGGTTACTTGGGATATGTCGTCATCATGTTTTCGCGCAACCTCTTCGTTGGTCGCGAGAATTTTCTCGACTTTTTCACATCGTTCTGCTGGGTTGCCCTAGGGACATCTCTTCTGGCGCTTTTCGTCGCTTCGATCTACTTTGCCAATCATGGTCGGCAGCCAGCAACGTCATCAGCAATCGCCGAAAGAGTTTAA
- a CDS encoding phosphonoacetaldehyde reductase — translation MQTVYLAEGSLARIPQIFQQLGAVRTFLVVDEVAYNLSGAAAQLRQFLPPDAITLFSGFEPNPKIEDVQRGVAKCRAADPDLVLALGGGTAIDLAKMIASMSRHEESPRDIVLNGISLSQGTLPLVAIPTTAGTGSESTHFAVVYVDGQKYSVADPCLLPCVAVVDPELTYSVPPRMTAATGLDAFCQAIESIWAVGATDESVAYATSAATLAFEHLPAAVNAPTPESRHAMSLASHLAGKAINISKTTLPHAISYAITADYGIPHGAAVATTLSSVLAYNFGVSKSDCADERGTTHVRQRLLLILDILKAATVEQACHQIEAFVSSLGCNPTLASAGIQTDESLRVLASRVNPARLSNNPRMASQEELFSLLQGRKTVSTGSRRDIVPTKATAG, via the coding sequence ATGCAAACGGTTTATCTAGCAGAAGGATCCCTCGCCAGGATTCCGCAAATCTTTCAGCAATTGGGCGCTGTTCGCACCTTTCTGGTTGTCGACGAAGTTGCGTATAACCTGTCAGGTGCCGCGGCCCAATTGCGTCAATTTCTGCCGCCAGATGCAATCACCTTGTTTAGTGGATTCGAGCCGAATCCTAAGATCGAAGATGTCCAGCGCGGTGTTGCCAAGTGCCGTGCTGCCGATCCCGACCTGGTACTTGCACTAGGCGGCGGAACCGCCATCGACCTTGCTAAGATGATCGCTTCGATGTCGCGACACGAAGAGAGTCCGCGTGACATCGTTCTCAACGGTATTTCGCTTTCGCAGGGTACATTGCCGCTCGTTGCTATTCCAACAACGGCCGGCACAGGAAGCGAGTCGACTCATTTCGCTGTTGTTTACGTGGACGGCCAGAAATACTCGGTCGCCGACCCTTGTCTACTGCCCTGTGTTGCAGTGGTCGATCCGGAATTGACCTACAGCGTCCCCCCGAGAATGACTGCGGCAACTGGTCTGGATGCTTTTTGCCAAGCCATCGAATCGATCTGGGCCGTGGGTGCTACCGACGAATCGGTTGCCTATGCAACCTCCGCCGCGACCCTCGCATTCGAACACTTGCCAGCCGCCGTGAATGCTCCGACGCCAGAATCTCGGCACGCAATGAGCCTTGCGTCTCATCTGGCAGGAAAAGCGATCAACATCAGCAAGACGACACTACCCCACGCAATTTCCTACGCGATAACAGCCGATTACGGTATCCCTCATGGAGCGGCAGTCGCCACAACGTTAAGTAGCGTTCTTGCATATAACTTCGGTGTATCCAAGTCCGATTGCGCCGACGAGCGAGGAACCACACATGTCCGACAACGGCTCTTACTGATTCTGGACATTTTAAAAGCAGCAACAGTCGAACAGGCATGTCATCAAATCGAAGCATTTGTCAGCTCGCTTGGCTGCAACCCAACTCTCGCATCGGCCGGCATCCAAACGGACGAGAGCCTACGGGTATTAGCAAGCCGTGTAAACCCTGCGCGGCTTTCCAATAATCCTCGAATGGCTAGTCAAGAAGAATTGTTTTCTCTACTGCAAGGCAGGAAGACAGTCTCCACAGGAAGTCGGCGTGATATCGTTCCGACAAAAGCCACAGCTGGTTAA
- a CDS encoding anhydro-N-acetylmuramic acid kinase, translating into MSESPHHRRTVIGLMSGSSAKGVDAALISTDGENFVKFHGGLRHPYDNELRSRILEASQHNVRLDELLFLEREITLHHAATVEVLKQQLGTIANSAKLIGFHGHTVRHMPTEGVTMQLGNPWLLAEKSGLQVVSDFRRRDMARGGRGAPLASFFHQALFHDKSFPVGVLNLGGIANLTWLSPDGSIVAADTGPGCGLLDEWAQEMAGLSHDIDGQLASRGTVHQTLVDDFLSAPYFQRPLPKSAERFAFDHIDVSGLSVEDGAATLCAVTVGAVEAAIDKMPGPLGILWVTGGGAHHPVIMQSLRDRFPMVQTIDQRNLSPVTLEAECFAWLAVRSLRNLPLTIPETTGCSQPTTGGFVTP; encoded by the coding sequence ATGAGCGAGAGTCCGCATCATCGTCGCACCGTAATTGGACTAATGAGTGGCAGTTCCGCCAAGGGCGTTGATGCCGCACTCATTTCGACCGACGGTGAGAATTTCGTCAAGTTTCATGGGGGACTGCGACACCCATACGACAACGAGTTGCGATCACGCATCCTTGAGGCCTCTCAGCACAACGTTCGTTTGGATGAGTTGCTTTTTTTGGAACGCGAAATAACGCTGCACCATGCCGCGACCGTGGAGGTTCTCAAGCAACAGCTGGGAACGATCGCTAACTCGGCCAAGCTGATCGGTTTCCACGGGCACACCGTACGTCATATGCCCACAGAAGGGGTGACGATGCAGCTTGGTAACCCGTGGCTTCTCGCCGAGAAGTCGGGTTTGCAGGTCGTGTCCGACTTTCGACGCCGAGACATGGCCCGTGGCGGCCGTGGAGCTCCATTGGCTTCCTTCTTTCACCAAGCCCTGTTCCATGACAAGAGCTTCCCCGTTGGGGTCCTCAATTTGGGAGGAATCGCTAACCTTACCTGGCTAAGCCCTGACGGATCGATCGTTGCTGCTGATACGGGTCCGGGTTGCGGATTGCTGGATGAATGGGCCCAAGAGATGGCAGGTCTGAGCCACGACATTGATGGTCAACTCGCGAGCCGTGGGACCGTTCATCAGACGCTTGTCGATGACTTTCTGTCAGCCCCCTATTTTCAACGACCACTTCCAAAGTCGGCTGAGCGTTTCGCGTTCGACCACATCGATGTTTCCGGTTTGAGCGTAGAAGATGGTGCTGCGACGCTTTGTGCCGTCACCGTAGGAGCTGTAGAAGCAGCGATCGACAAGATGCCCGGACCGCTGGGAATTCTTTGGGTAACCGGTGGTGGAGCTCATCATCCCGTGATCATGCAGAGCCTTCGTGATCGGTTTCCGATGGTACAAACCATCGATCAGCGTAACCTCAGCCCAGTTACGCTGGAGGCCGAATGTTTTGCCTGGTTGGCCGTTCGTAGCTTACGAAACCTACCGCTAACCATTCCCGAGACAACAGGCTGTTCGCAGCCGACCACCGGTGGGTTCGTAACGCCGTAA
- a CDS encoding helix-turn-helix domain-containing protein: MNLVELAERIRSLRIDQRLTLEEVASRTGLTRSWLSKVENFRVTPSLPALAEIAKALGITTSKLVEGLDEKPSLTMVRKNERKVIERDQSDANTSVYESLAHRRKSRSMDPFMITIPPGVAREEALPHLGEEFLLVQTGNVDFEYDGDVFKLQAGDSLYFDASVPHRLVNAYKKQAVVLCIFQSPQA, encoded by the coding sequence ATGAACCTCGTTGAACTAGCCGAACGAATCCGATCTCTCCGTATCGACCAACGGTTAACGTTAGAAGAGGTCGCCTCGCGCACCGGGCTAACACGTAGTTGGCTATCGAAAGTTGAAAACTTTCGCGTCACTCCGTCGTTGCCCGCCCTGGCCGAGATTGCCAAGGCGTTGGGAATTACTACTTCTAAATTAGTCGAAGGACTGGATGAAAAGCCCTCGTTAACCATGGTTCGTAAGAATGAACGCAAGGTTATCGAGCGAGATCAGTCCGATGCCAACACATCGGTTTACGAATCGCTGGCTCATCGACGTAAATCCCGTTCGATGGACCCCTTCATGATTACAATCCCCCCAGGGGTTGCCCGTGAAGAGGCCTTACCCCACCTGGGCGAGGAGTTTCTGCTAGTCCAGACAGGCAATGTCGACTTTGAATACGATGGCGATGTCTTCAAGCTCCAAGCGGGGGACAGTCTTTATTTCGATGCCAGCGTACCGCATCGCCTCGTGAATGCTTACAAAAAACAAGCCGTAGTGCTTTGCATCTTCCAGTCGCCGCAAGCCTAA
- a CDS encoding alkaline phosphatase D family protein yields MTQNLDRRSMLAITAASLLATTSEGSDRELPKFTGPMVGHVSDVDANIWFRPDEPGEYSLHILKADGSEDRVITATAKIENDNCLTWHVSGMHSGSQYGYKISGSNGVLVSGEKYYFETAPDPAKASKVCLAFGSCAANKPLELWSQMEQRGSQALVLLGDTPYIDSTDLSVARQRHREFLQVPQLASLISHTPTWGTWDDHDFGRNDSDGRLKGKENTRQAFVEYRANKGFGHDRSGIYTKFQYGPVEVFLLDTRWFARTETSPVDTKQPTLLGRKQWEWLKEALLASTAPFKLITCGMIWDDKENSESDDWGTYSYERDALYEFIGQNKISGVVLIGGDIHCSRHLKYDTEKSVGYPIHQFIVSPIHDSTIPKLNVPHPNLVRGEAVPHVWLRLEVDSTQSPARLHAEWVQMKGRPMWDVTLTADELSFG; encoded by the coding sequence ATGACGCAGAACCTGGACCGGCGTTCGATGCTTGCCATTACGGCCGCTTCCCTCTTGGCCACCACTTCCGAGGGTAGCGACCGCGAACTTCCGAAATTCACGGGACCTATGGTGGGCCACGTATCGGACGTTGATGCCAACATTTGGTTTCGGCCCGATGAACCTGGCGAATACTCGCTGCACATCCTGAAAGCAGATGGCTCCGAAGACCGCGTCATCACCGCAACTGCCAAGATCGAAAACGACAATTGCCTGACTTGGCACGTCTCTGGAATGCATTCCGGTAGCCAATACGGTTATAAGATTTCAGGCTCCAATGGAGTGCTGGTTTCAGGGGAAAAGTACTATTTTGAAACGGCTCCCGATCCCGCGAAAGCCAGTAAAGTATGTCTGGCATTTGGGTCGTGTGCGGCGAACAAGCCTCTCGAGTTGTGGTCGCAAATGGAGCAACGCGGATCCCAGGCATTGGTGCTACTGGGCGATACGCCTTACATCGATTCGACGGATCTTAGTGTCGCGCGACAACGTCACCGAGAATTCCTCCAGGTTCCTCAATTAGCGTCCTTGATTAGCCATACGCCTACTTGGGGAACATGGGACGATCATGATTTCGGACGCAACGATTCCGACGGCCGTCTTAAAGGAAAAGAAAATACACGACAAGCATTTGTCGAATATCGAGCGAACAAAGGCTTTGGTCACGACCGATCCGGAATTTACACCAAGTTTCAGTACGGACCTGTCGAGGTCTTCTTGCTGGATACCCGCTGGTTTGCTCGGACGGAAACATCTCCCGTCGATACAAAGCAACCAACACTCTTGGGTAGAAAGCAATGGGAATGGCTCAAGGAAGCGTTGTTGGCCTCTACCGCACCTTTCAAACTCATCACCTGCGGTATGATTTGGGACGATAAAGAGAACTCCGAGTCCGATGACTGGGGTACCTATTCGTATGAGCGCGATGCCTTGTACGAGTTCATTGGCCAAAACAAGATTTCTGGCGTTGTACTAATTGGTGGCGATATCCACTGCTCTCGGCACTTAAAGTATGACACCGAGAAAAGCGTCGGATATCCGATTCATCAGTTCATCGTTTCGCCGATTCACGATAGCACGATCCCCAAACTCAACGTGCCTCATCCCAATCTGGTACGGGGCGAAGCGGTTCCTCATGTATGGCTCCGACTTGAGGTCGATAGTACTCAATCGCCAGCGCGGCTTCACGCGGAATGGGTGCAAATGAAAGGACGCCCCATGTGGGATGTTACACTCACGGCAGATGAATTGTCGTTTGGATAG
- a CDS encoding BadF/BadG/BcrA/BcrD ATPase family protein — protein MLIHENIVSGLPNRDRSDGELVLAVDSGGTKTSCTLARIGDKNQWTILGTGRALAGNPRAIGLEASARTIAESVKLAKAEAGLDSFPCHRAIFAVAGTLHEPIRHDLCRRLGEMDLAETCLVVPDLIPLVAGCGPEVSMGLIAGTGSVAIGRDPLGRYAIAGGWGPMLGDDGSGYAIGRLALRSTLQCLEMGKTAQGLVKQVCEALGAKTSLGIKAAMADVADLREAVASLAPIVLSPSHETDPLAATIIAKAAADLADMVQGLQTRLQMPKDGMVIALSGGILRAESPLMHQLGKELEARGFHAKLERIVDPVLPILNMLSQPELPSQFEILP, from the coding sequence ATGCTGATCCATGAGAATATAGTGAGCGGCTTGCCCAATCGCGATCGATCTGACGGCGAACTGGTGTTAGCGGTCGACAGCGGAGGCACAAAAACATCGTGCACTTTGGCTCGCATCGGAGATAAGAATCAATGGACGATTCTTGGGACAGGGCGTGCGTTGGCGGGCAATCCTCGTGCGATAGGACTCGAAGCATCGGCCAGGACGATTGCCGAGTCTGTAAAACTAGCCAAAGCGGAAGCGGGTCTCGATAGCTTCCCCTGTCATCGGGCAATATTTGCCGTTGCTGGGACACTTCATGAACCAATACGACACGATCTATGTCGACGCCTAGGCGAAATGGATCTCGCAGAAACGTGTCTTGTCGTTCCGGATCTTATTCCCCTAGTTGCCGGTTGCGGTCCTGAAGTATCCATGGGGTTGATTGCTGGAACCGGTTCCGTCGCCATCGGTCGTGATCCCTTAGGAAGGTATGCGATTGCAGGTGGCTGGGGACCAATGCTGGGAGATGATGGAAGCGGGTACGCGATTGGCCGGTTAGCACTCCGATCAACTTTACAATGTCTGGAAATGGGTAAGACTGCTCAAGGTCTGGTCAAACAAGTGTGTGAGGCGCTGGGGGCGAAGACATCCTTGGGAATCAAGGCAGCCATGGCAGATGTTGCCGACCTTCGTGAAGCGGTTGCTTCGCTCGCTCCAATTGTATTATCCCCGTCACACGAAACTGATCCACTTGCTGCGACGATTATTGCAAAAGCCGCGGCCGATTTAGCCGATATGGTTCAGGGACTGCAAACCCGACTACAAATGCCGAAGGATGGAATGGTCATCGCACTATCCGGCGGAATATTGCGAGCAGAGTCTCCGCTGATGCACCAACTTGGCAAGGAACTCGAGGCTCGTGGTTTTCATGCGAAACTAGAGCGAATTGTCGATCCAGTGTTGCCAATTCTAAATATGCTTTCCCAGCCTGAGTTGCCAAGTCAGTTCGAGATTCTGCCTTGA